In Streptomyces sp. HUAS ZL42, the DNA window GGTCGATGACCAGCTCGGCCGGGGCCAGCGGGTTGATCTTCGCCGGGTCGCCGCCGAGCTCCTTGACGGCCTCACGCATGGTGGCGAGGTCGACGACACAGGGCACGCCGGTGAAGTCCTGCATGATCACGCGGGCCGGCGTGAACTGGATCTCCTGCGACGGCTGGGCCTGCGAGTCCCAGCTGCCGAGGGCGCGGATGTGGTCGGCGGTGATGTTCGCGCCGTCCTCGGTACGGAGAAGGTTCTCCAGCAGGACCTTGAGGCTGTAGGGCAGGCGGGCCGAGCCCTCCACCTTGTCCAGCCGGAAGATCTCGTACGACTCGTCGCCCACCTGCAGCGTGCTGCGGGCGTCGAAGCTGTTCGCCGACACGACAGTCTCCTTCATTGATGTGCGCGTACCACCACACCGCGAACCATATGCGGCTACCGCCGCGGGGTGCCGCCACGGCATCTGGGCCGATCCGATAAGGTAAGGCTAAGTTAGGTAACCCTTACCGCCAGACCGGCGATGACGTGCGACTGCGGTGCACCTCGGCAGATATCTCGATGTCGAGATAACTCTAGTACATGGGGCCGGGATGGTCATGTCCTGCCCCGGACCGACCATGCCGATATCGAGTGGCACGGGCCACACCGTGGCGCTTGAACGCTCCACCGCGACCGAACTGGACTCGGTTCGCCAGGTCGGGGTAGCCGACACCCGAGGGCACGTATCCGGACTCTTCGACAGGAGGCGCGATGCCGCTCACGTTCCGCAAGAGTTTCCGCACCCTCCCCGGGGTGCGCCTGAACATCAACAGGCACTCCTGGTCCATCACCACCGGCGGCAGGAACGGACCCCGTCACACCCGCAGCAGTACCGGACGACGTACGACATCGATGGATTTGCCCGGACCTTTCGGGTGGCGTCGCACCCGTAGTACCAGGCGCCACTGACGGCCCGTCACCCGAACGGACCCCCCAGGAGGCGCCATCTCATATCTGAGATAACCTCAACCTCATGGCAGACGATTACCTCGTACGCATCGGCAAGCTCATCCGTGACGCCCGGCAACACCGGGGCTGGACACAGGCGCAGCTGGCCGAGGCGCTCGGCACCAGTCAGAGCGCCGTCAACCGTATCGAGCGCGGTAACCAAAACATCAGCCTTGAGATGATCGCTCGAATCGGTGAAGCCCTGGAGAGTGAGATCGTCTCTCTGGGCTACGCGGGCCCGATGCATCTGCGAGTGGTCGGCGGGCGTCGGCTGTCCGGTGCCATCGACGTGAAGACGAGCAAGAACGCGTGTGTGGCCCTGCTGTGCGCCACCCTGCTCAACCAGGGGCGCACGGTGCTGCGCCGGGTCGCCCGCATCGAGGAGGTCTACCGCCTCCTGGAGGTCCTGAACTCCATCGGTGTCCGCACCCGGTGGATCAACGGCGGTGTCGACCTGGAGATCGTGCCGACGTCGGAGCTGAACATGGCGGCGATCGACGCCGAGGCCGCCGTACGCACCCGGTCCATCATCATGTTCTTCGGTCCGCTGCTGCACCGCATGGACCACTTCAAGCTGCCGTACGCCGGCGGCTGCGACCTCGGGACGCGGACCATCGAGCCGCACATGATCGCCTTGCGCCGGTTCGGTCTGGACATCGCGGCGACCGAGGGCCAGTACCACGCCCGGGTGGACCGGTCCATCCGTCCCGACCGGCCGATCGTGCTGACCGAGCGCGGGGACACGGTCACCGAGAACGCGCTCCTCGCCGCCGCCCGGCACGACGGCGTCACGGTCATCCGCAACGCGTCCTCCAACTACATGGTCCAGGACCTGTGCTTCTTCCTGGAGGCGCTCGGCGTCCGGGTCGAGGGCATCGGCACGACGACGCTGACCGTGCACGGCAGGCCGACCATCGACGTCGACGTGGACTACTCCCCCTCCGAGGACCCGGTCGAGGCCATGAGCCTGCTGGCCGCCGCGGTCGTGACGGAGTCGGAACTGACGGTGCGGCGCGTGCCCATCGAGTTCCTGGAGATCGAGCTCGCGGTGCTCGAGGAGATGGGTCTCGACCAGGACCGTACGCCCGAGTACTTCGCCGACAACGGCCGTACCCGTCTGGTGGACCTCACCGTCCGGCCCTCCAAGCTGGAGGCGCCGATCGACAAGATCCACCCGATGCCGTTCCCCGGCCTGAACATCGACAACGTCCCGTTCTTCGCGGCCATCGCGGCTGTCGCGTCGGGCAAGACCCTCATCCACGACTGGGTCTACGACAACCGCGCGATCTACCTGACGGACCTGAACCGCCTGGGCGGCCGCCTCCAACTCCTCGACCCCCACCGGGTCCTGGTCGAGGGCCCCACCCGCTGGCGCGCCGCCGAGATGATGTGCCCGCCCGCGCTGCGCCCCGCAGTGGTCGTCCTGCTGGCGATGATGGCGGCGGAGGGCACGTCCGTGCTGCGGAACGTCTACGTCATCAACCGCGGGTACGAGGACCTGGCCGAGCGGCTGAACTCCGTCGGGGCGCAGATCGAGATCTTCCGGGACATCTGAGGGCGAGTCCCGCATCGGCTGCGCGGCGGTGATGAGCGTGCGTCACGCCGCCCTGGACAGGCCCTTCAGTGCCCGCCCTGCGATCTCGTCGACCGGCCCTACGGCCTGAACGGTCAGCAGGATGTCCGCGTAGTGGTCGAGCAGCGGGGCGGTCTGATGCTCGTAGACCCGCTGTCGGTGGCGGACGACGTCCTCGGTGTCGTCCGGCCGGCCCCGCTTCAGCAGTCGCGCGACCACCACGTCCTCGGGAGCGGTGAACTCCAGTACGGCATCCAGTCCGGTCCCGGCGCCGGCCAGCAGAGCGGTGAGTTCCCGCGCCTGCGGCACGGTGCGCGGGAAGCCGTCCAGCAGGAAGCCGTGCCGGGCGTCCGGGCGGCTCAACCGCTGGCGGACCATTCCGGCCGTGACGTGGTCCGGGACGAGTTCGCCCGTCTCGAGATACCGCTCGGCGTCCCGCCCGAGCGGCGTCCGGCGGGTCACGTG includes these proteins:
- a CDS encoding DUF4236 domain-containing protein, whose amino-acid sequence is MPLTFRKSFRTLPGVRLNINRHSWSITTGGRNGPRHTRSSTGRRTTSMDLPGPFGWRRTRSTRRH
- a CDS encoding helix-turn-helix domain-containing protein, yielding MADDYLVRIGKLIRDARQHRGWTQAQLAEALGTSQSAVNRIERGNQNISLEMIARIGEALESEIVSLGYAGPMHLRVVGGRRLSGAIDVKTSKNACVALLCATLLNQGRTVLRRVARIEEVYRLLEVLNSIGVRTRWINGGVDLEIVPTSELNMAAIDAEAAVRTRSIIMFFGPLLHRMDHFKLPYAGGCDLGTRTIEPHMIALRRFGLDIAATEGQYHARVDRSIRPDRPIVLTERGDTVTENALLAAARHDGVTVIRNASSNYMVQDLCFFLEALGVRVEGIGTTTLTVHGRPTIDVDVDYSPSEDPVEAMSLLAAAVVTESELTVRRVPIEFLEIELAVLEEMGLDQDRTPEYFADNGRTRLVDLTVRPSKLEAPIDKIHPMPFPGLNIDNVPFFAAIAAVASGKTLIHDWVYDNRAIYLTDLNRLGGRLQLLDPHRVLVEGPTRWRAAEMMCPPALRPAVVVLLAMMAAEGTSVLRNVYVINRGYEDLAERLNSVGAQIEIFRDI
- a CDS encoding adenylate kinase, with amino-acid sequence MRLVLIGPPGAGKGTQAAILSKRLGVPHISTGDLFREHVTRRTPLGRDAERYLETGELVPDHVTAGMVRQRLSRPDARHGFLLDGFPRTVPQARELTALLAGAGTGLDAVLEFTAPEDVVVARLLKRGRPDDTEDVVRHRQRVYEHQTAPLLDHYADILLTVQAVGPVDEIAGRALKGLSRAA